From Solidesulfovibrio carbinoliphilus subsp. oakridgensis, the proteins below share one genomic window:
- a CDS encoding lactate utilization protein B, whose protein sequence is MSATKHDFGQAAAEALADGERRAVLAKAIAHIHVLRQKSVNAMPDFADRRARAVAVRQKTLARLPELLETLEANVTAAGGVVHYAEDAAQAASLVTRLLAERNVRLVVKGKSMVSEEIGLNDALEAAGIEAVETDLGEYIIQLAGQKPSHILAPALHVSKEQVSELFRQKLGRTSTDIPEMTRIARESLRRKFLAADAGITGANIAVAATGTVAVLENEGNIRLSASCPPIHVALMSLEKVVESLNDAAAVLDILPPSATGQTLPVHLSFFTGPRRDGERDGPQEMHLVILDNGRSRILADPLLRPILQCIRCGACLNVCPVYQSVGGHAYGSVYPGPMGSVLSPLLADAAGDGRQPFACTHCAACAEACPAGIDHPALLQELRRRQAEAGGDAATTAFAALARHPFLFSMAASVARVADPTLGRTAGAAPDSPVGRFLRKRAFPGFSRPFSRRFKAMARRLARNGGQS, encoded by the coding sequence ATGAGCGCAACGAAACACGATTTCGGCCAGGCGGCGGCAGAAGCCCTGGCCGACGGCGAGCGGCGGGCCGTCCTTGCCAAGGCCATTGCCCACATTCATGTCTTGCGGCAAAAATCCGTCAACGCCATGCCCGACTTCGCCGACCGCCGGGCCCGGGCCGTGGCCGTGCGGCAAAAGACCCTGGCCCGCCTACCGGAACTGCTCGAAACCCTGGAAGCGAACGTCACCGCCGCCGGCGGGGTGGTCCACTACGCCGAGGACGCGGCCCAGGCGGCCAGCCTCGTCACCCGGCTTCTCGCCGAGCGAAACGTCCGGCTGGTGGTCAAGGGCAAGTCCATGGTGAGCGAGGAGATCGGCCTCAATGACGCCCTGGAAGCGGCCGGCATCGAGGCCGTGGAAACGGACCTCGGCGAGTACATCATCCAGCTGGCCGGGCAAAAGCCGTCCCACATCCTGGCTCCGGCCCTGCACGTGTCCAAGGAGCAGGTTTCCGAGCTTTTCCGCCAGAAGCTTGGCCGCACGAGCACGGACATCCCGGAGATGACGCGCATCGCCCGCGAGAGCCTGCGCCGGAAATTCCTGGCCGCTGACGCCGGCATTACCGGGGCCAACATTGCCGTGGCCGCCACCGGCACGGTGGCGGTGCTCGAAAACGAGGGCAACATCCGTCTTTCCGCTTCCTGTCCGCCCATCCACGTGGCCCTTATGAGCCTGGAGAAGGTTGTCGAGAGCTTGAACGACGCGGCGGCCGTGCTCGACATCCTGCCGCCGTCGGCCACGGGCCAGACCCTGCCCGTGCACCTGTCCTTTTTCACGGGCCCGCGCCGGGACGGCGAGCGCGACGGCCCCCAAGAGATGCATCTGGTCATCCTCGACAACGGCCGGTCGCGCATCCTGGCCGATCCGCTCCTGCGGCCGATCCTCCAGTGCATCCGGTGCGGCGCCTGTCTGAACGTCTGCCCGGTCTACCAGAGCGTCGGCGGCCACGCCTACGGCTCGGTCTATCCCGGGCCCATGGGCTCGGTCCTGTCGCCGCTTCTGGCCGACGCGGCCGGCGACGGCCGCCAGCCCTTTGCCTGCACCCACTGCGCGGCCTGCGCCGAAGCCTGTCCGGCCGGCATCGACCATCCGGCGCTCCTCCAGGAGCTGCGCCGGCGGCAGGCGGAAGCGGGGGGCGACGCGGCCACCACGGCCTTTGCCGCCCTGGCCCGCCATCCGTTTCTGTTTTCCATGGCCGCGTCCGTGGCCCGGGTGGCGGACCCGACCCTTGGCCGCACGGCCGGGGCCGCTCCGGATTCGCCGGTGGGCCGGTTTTTGCGCAAACGGGCCTTTCCGGGATTTTCCCGTCCCTTTTCCAGACGGTTCAAGGCCATGGCCCGCCGTCTGGCCCGAAACGGAGGCCAGTCATGA
- a CDS encoding LutC/YkgG family protein, giving the protein MNTRAKDAILGRLRAATVTMGLPRPSAPVRLRRSGTEPDGFAAFAAALTALGPTFERAATPEAAREALVRAAIRHEVKTAVRWDHPDLAAVGAAEALAGAGVAVLAPADLPDRVCPSLAAVDMGLTGVEQALCATGSLILAAGPGRERATPLVPRLHVALLARSRLLPDLPALCDRLAAKPMPSAVNCVTGVSSTGDIEFVYVRGVHGPLAVHVIGCDWL; this is encoded by the coding sequence ATGAATACGCGGGCCAAAGACGCCATCCTCGGCCGCCTGCGGGCCGCAACCGTGACCATGGGCCTGCCCCGGCCGTCGGCGCCGGTGCGGCTGCGGCGTTCCGGGACCGAGCCGGACGGCTTTGCCGCCTTTGCGGCGGCCCTGACCGCCCTGGGCCCGACCTTCGAACGCGCGGCCACGCCCGAGGCGGCCCGGGAGGCCTTGGTCCGGGCCGCCATCCGCCACGAGGTCAAGACCGCGGTGCGCTGGGATCATCCGGATCTGGCAGCCGTGGGTGCGGCCGAAGCCCTGGCCGGAGCCGGGGTGGCCGTCCTGGCCCCGGCCGACCTGCCGGACCGGGTCTGTCCGTCCCTGGCCGCCGTGGACATGGGGCTGACCGGCGTGGAGCAGGCCCTGTGCGCCACGGGCAGCCTGATCCTGGCCGCCGGGCCCGGACGGGAACGGGCCACGCCGCTCGTTCCCCGGCTCCATGTGGCCTTGCTGGCCCGGTCGCGGCTGCTTCCCGACCTGCCCGCCCTGTGCGACCGACTGGCCGCCAAGCCCATGCCGAGCGCGGTCAACTGCGTCACCGGCGTCTCCAGCACGGGCGACATCGAGTTCGTCTACGTGCGTGGCGTCCACGGTCCCCTGGCTGTCCACGTCATCGGCTGCGACTGGCTCTAG
- a CDS encoding universal stress protein: MAYGTILWATDLSKNSLQAVGHVRELAEAHNARVVALYVGVDLCSYFPAYGNYPSRDVLQEFHAWELEQARHKLEAVCSKELAACPNLSVRVLPGDPAGEILKAVTAEKADLVVMATRGQGSEASKAAGTGLGSVAAKVVAGSSVPVQFVNPNP, from the coding sequence ATGGCATACGGCACCATCCTCTGGGCGACCGATCTTTCGAAAAATTCCCTGCAGGCAGTGGGACACGTCCGGGAACTGGCCGAGGCGCACAACGCCCGGGTCGTGGCCCTCTACGTGGGCGTGGATCTGTGTTCGTACTTTCCGGCCTACGGCAACTATCCGAGCCGGGACGTGCTCCAGGAATTCCACGCCTGGGAACTGGAGCAGGCCCGCCACAAGCTCGAAGCCGTGTGCAGCAAGGAGCTTGCCGCCTGCCCAAACCTGTCCGTGCGGGTGCTCCCGGGCGATCCGGCCGGAGAGATCCTCAAGGCCGTCACGGCCGAAAAGGCCGACTTGGTGGTCATGGCCACCAGGGGACAAGGCAGCGAAGCCAGCAAGGCGGCCGGTACGGGGCTTGGGTCTGTCGCGGCCAAGGTCGTCGCCGGATCTTCGGTGCCCGTGCAGTTCGTCAATCCTAACCCCTGA